One Terriglobia bacterium DNA segment encodes these proteins:
- a CDS encoding AI-2E family transporter, translating to MPNVFDKTTARVLATVLLFAAALAVLYLARKTFIVFLFAMFFAYVLEPVVARVELWVKGSRVRAIAVTYVVLLVIVAVFLLTVGPKIALEGQKLAQSVPGLIENFSSGKFIVTIGEKRGWSYETEMRIQQLITTHQGEIVAAAQSFAKRAAEVATNAPWVVLIPILAIFFLKDKGSFVSSLVETAKPGGGQTFLRRMLNDVDVMLAKYIRAQLVLAAISLVVYTAFLAIMRVPYGFALGPVAGVLEFIPVVGPAIAAVLIVGVSFLSGYQHVFALLIFVGLWRLVQDYVNAPWLLGEGLELHPLAAIFAVLVGGEVAGVVGMFLSVPVMAALRIVWRNWRIHQAAEEVVRPRAVV from the coding sequence ATGCCGAACGTCTTCGACAAGACGACAGCGCGGGTGCTGGCGACGGTGCTGCTGTTCGCCGCAGCGCTTGCGGTCCTCTACCTGGCGCGGAAGACATTCATCGTTTTCCTGTTCGCGATGTTCTTCGCGTACGTGCTGGAGCCGGTCGTGGCGCGGGTGGAGTTGTGGGTGAAAGGGTCGCGGGTGCGGGCGATCGCGGTCACCTATGTCGTACTGCTGGTCATTGTGGCGGTCTTCCTGCTGACGGTGGGGCCGAAGATCGCGCTCGAGGGACAGAAGCTGGCACAGTCGGTGCCTGGGCTGATCGAGAATTTCAGCAGCGGCAAATTCATCGTCACCATCGGCGAAAAGCGCGGATGGAGCTACGAGACCGAGATGCGGATCCAGCAACTGATCACGACGCACCAGGGAGAGATCGTGGCCGCGGCGCAGAGCTTCGCCAAGCGGGCCGCTGAAGTGGCGACGAATGCGCCGTGGGTGGTGCTGATCCCCATCCTGGCCATTTTCTTCCTCAAGGACAAGGGTTCCTTCGTCAGCAGCCTGGTGGAGACGGCGAAGCCGGGCGGCGGCCAGACCTTTCTGCGGCGCATGCTGAACGACGTGGACGTGATGCTGGCCAAGTACATCCGTGCGCAATTGGTGCTGGCCGCGATCTCGCTGGTCGTGTACACGGCATTCCTGGCGATCATGCGTGTGCCCTACGGGTTCGCGCTGGGCCCGGTGGCGGGCGTGCTGGAGTTCATCCCTGTCGTGGGTCCGGCGATCGCGGCGGTGCTGATCGTGGGGGTGAGCTTTCTCAGCGGATATCAGCACGTGTTCGCGCTGCTGATCTTCGTCGGCTTGTGGCGCTTGGTGCAGGACTACGTGAATGCGCCGTGGCTGCTAGGAGAGGGCCTGGAGCTTCATCCGCTGGCGGCGATCTTCGCCGTGCTGGTCGGCGGCGAAGTGGCGGGCGTGGTGGGGATGTTCCTGTCTGTGCCGGTGATGGCGGCGCTGCGCATCGTGTGGCGGAACTGGAGGATCCACCAGGCGGCGGAAGAGGTCGTGCGGCCGAGAGCGGTCGTGTAG
- the ahcY gene encoding adenosylhomocysteinase: MSTTTAQVKCDVKNIELADQGKKRIEWANQSMKVLQLIRKEFIKNQPLKGIRISACLHVTSETANLAITLRDGGADVVLCASNPLSTQDDVAASLVRDYNISVFAIKGEDNETYYQHILAALDHKPQVTMDDGADLVTTALTKRTDVADGIIGGTEETTTGVIRLRAMAAEKVLKYPIIAVNDALTKHMFDNRYGTGQSTIDGIVRSTNFLLAGSKFVVAGYGWCGRGLASRARGLGAEVIITEVDPTRALEGVMDGYRVMSMAEAAKIGDVFCTVTGNKSVITKEHFEAMKDGAIVSNSGHFNVEIDIPALEKLSSSKRTTREFVEEYSLKDGRKINLLGEGRLINLAAAEGHPASVMDMSFADQALSVEYMVKNHGSLEKKVYGVPVELDKRVARLKLESMGIKIDRLTPQQEEYLASWSEGT, encoded by the coding sequence ATGTCGACAACAACCGCGCAAGTGAAGTGTGACGTTAAGAACATCGAACTGGCCGATCAGGGCAAGAAGCGCATCGAGTGGGCCAACCAGTCGATGAAGGTGCTCCAGCTCATCCGCAAGGAATTCATCAAGAACCAGCCGCTGAAGGGCATCCGCATCTCGGCCTGCCTGCACGTGACCTCGGAGACCGCCAACCTCGCCATCACGCTGCGCGATGGCGGCGCCGACGTGGTGCTCTGCGCCTCCAACCCGCTCTCCACCCAGGACGACGTCGCCGCCTCGCTGGTGCGCGACTACAACATCTCGGTCTTCGCCATCAAGGGCGAGGACAACGAGACCTACTATCAGCACATCCTGGCCGCGCTCGATCACAAACCGCAGGTCACCATGGATGACGGCGCTGACCTGGTCACCACCGCGCTGACCAAGCGCACCGATGTGGCGGACGGGATCATCGGCGGCACGGAAGAGACCACCACGGGCGTCATCCGCCTGCGCGCCATGGCCGCCGAAAAGGTGCTCAAGTACCCCATCATCGCCGTCAACGACGCCCTGACCAAGCACATGTTCGACAACCGTTACGGCACCGGCCAGTCCACCATCGACGGCATCGTCCGCTCCACCAACTTCCTGCTCGCCGGCTCCAAGTTTGTGGTCGCCGGCTACGGCTGGTGCGGGCGCGGCCTGGCATCGCGCGCCCGCGGCCTGGGTGCCGAAGTCATCATCACGGAGGTCGATCCCACCCGCGCTCTTGAGGGCGTGATGGATGGCTATCGCGTCATGTCCATGGCGGAAGCGGCCAAGATCGGCGACGTCTTCTGCACCGTCACCGGCAACAAGAGCGTCATCACCAAAGAGCACTTCGAGGCCATGAAGGACGGCGCCATCGTCTCCAATTCGGGCCACTTCAACGTCGAGATCGACATCCCCGCGCTGGAGAAGTTGTCCAGCTCCAAGCGCACCACGCGCGAGTTCGTCGAGGAGTACTCGCTCAAGGACGGCCGCAAGATCAACCTCTTGGGCGAAGGCCGCCTCATCAACCTGGCCGCCGCCGAGGGCCATCCTGCGTCGGTGATGGACATGAGCTTCGCCGACCAGGCGCTCTCCGTCGAGTACATGGTGAAGAACCACGGCTCGCTGGAGAAGAAGGTCTACGGGGTGCCGGTCGAGCTCGACAAGCGCGTCGCCCGCCTGAAGCTGGAGTCCATGGGGATCAAGATCGACCGCCTGACTCCGCAGCAGGAGGAATACCTGGCGAGCTGGAGCGAGGGAACCTAA
- the metK gene encoding methionine adenosyltransferase → MSSRERFLFTSESVTEGHPDKIADQISDSIVDACIAEDPHSRVACETLLTTGLAFIAGEITTKAYVDFPSIVRGTVQSVGYTDASYGFDSQTCSVISSIHEQSPDIAMGVDPGGAGDQGMMFGYASNETQEFMPMPIMLAHKLTLRLAEARKSGQLDFLRPDGKSQVTVEYDARIHKPVRVDAVVISTQHSETVDNKRLRAEVLQHIIQAVIPSNMLDADTKYHINPTGRFVVGGPMGDTGLTGRKIIVDTYGGMGRHGGGCFSGKDPTKVDRSAAYIARYIAKNIVAAGLADRCEVQLAYAIGVAEPVSVLVDTFGTGKMAPEKLTDLVRGNFKLTPKGIMESLNLRRPIFRKTAAYGHFGRKDPDFTWEATDKAKALREQAGERSHPAAHAATK, encoded by the coding sequence TTGTCTTCCAGAGAGCGTTTTCTTTTCACATCTGAGTCCGTGACCGAAGGGCATCCGGACAAGATCGCCGACCAGATTTCGGATTCGATCGTCGATGCCTGTATCGCCGAAGACCCCCACAGCCGTGTCGCCTGCGAGACCCTGCTGACCACCGGGCTCGCCTTCATCGCCGGCGAGATCACCACCAAGGCCTATGTGGACTTCCCCTCCATCGTGCGCGGCACCGTGCAGTCGGTCGGTTATACGGACGCCTCCTATGGCTTCGATTCCCAGACCTGTTCCGTGATCTCCTCCATCCATGAGCAGTCCCCGGACATCGCCATGGGCGTGGATCCGGGCGGGGCCGGCGACCAGGGCATGATGTTCGGCTACGCCAGCAACGAGACCCAGGAATTCATGCCCATGCCCATCATGCTGGCGCACAAACTCACCCTGCGCCTGGCGGAGGCGCGCAAGAGCGGGCAGCTCGATTTCCTACGCCCCGACGGCAAGTCGCAGGTCACAGTGGAGTACGACGCCAGGATCCACAAGCCGGTCCGCGTGGACGCCGTCGTCATCTCCACCCAGCACTCCGAGACCGTGGACAACAAGAGGCTCCGCGCCGAAGTCCTCCAGCACATCATCCAGGCCGTGATCCCCAGCAACATGCTGGACGCCGATACCAAGTACCACATCAACCCGACCGGGCGCTTCGTCGTGGGCGGTCCGATGGGCGACACCGGCCTCACCGGCCGCAAGATCATCGTGGACACCTACGGCGGCATGGGCCGTCACGGCGGCGGCTGCTTCAGCGGCAAGGACCCGACCAAGGTGGATCGTTCCGCCGCCTACATCGCGCGCTACATCGCCAAGAACATCGTGGCCGCAGGTTTGGCCGACCGCTGCGAAGTGCAGCTCGCCTACGCCATCGGCGTGGCCGAGCCGGTCAGCGTCCTGGTGGACACCTTCGGGACGGGTAAGATGGCTCCCGAGAAGCTCACTGACCTGGTGCGGGGCAACTTCAAACTCACCCCCAAGGGCATCATGGAGTCGCTCAACCTGCGCCGTCCCATCTTCCGCAAGACCGCTGCTTACGGCCACTTCGGCCGCAAGGACCCGGACTTCACCTGGGAGGCGACGGATAAGGCCAAGGCGCTGCGCGAGCAGGCGGGCGAGAGATCGCATCCCGCCGCGCACGCGGCCACCAAGTAA
- a CDS encoding HD domain-containing protein has product MEHSRKADLPEPLLDAEFLRAVGYALRKHRTQRRKGKRVPYIEHLMGVCSLVLHYGGGQEEAIAALLHDVVEDQGGKPVLEEIRREFGERVAHIVQGCTDTDTSPKPPWEERKKAYIAHVPTADASIRLVSAADKLHNSRAILADYREIGDAVWDKFKKGRDGTLWYYREMVKALRSAPSDPRVNPLVDELERVVRALHRKVGVLHEP; this is encoded by the coding sequence GTGGAACACAGCCGCAAAGCCGACCTTCCCGAGCCACTCCTCGACGCGGAGTTTCTGCGCGCTGTGGGGTACGCGCTGCGCAAGCACCGGACGCAACGCCGCAAGGGCAAGCGTGTCCCCTACATAGAGCACCTGATGGGCGTCTGTTCCCTCGTGCTGCATTACGGCGGCGGACAGGAAGAAGCCATCGCCGCACTGTTGCACGACGTGGTCGAGGACCAGGGCGGCAAGCCCGTCCTGGAGGAGATCCGGCGCGAGTTCGGCGAGCGGGTGGCCCACATCGTTCAGGGCTGTACCGACACCGACACTTCCCCCAAGCCTCCGTGGGAGGAGCGCAAGAAAGCTTACATCGCGCACGTGCCGACGGCCGACGCGAGCATTCGCCTGGTCTCGGCCGCCGACAAACTGCACAACTCCCGCGCTATCCTCGCCGACTACCGCGAGATCGGCGATGCCGTCTGGGACAAGTTCAAGAAAGGGCGGGACGGCACCCTTTGGTACTACCGCGAGATGGTGAAAGCCCTCCGCAGCGCCCCCTCCGACCCGCGCGTCAACCCGCTGGTGGACGAGCTCGAACGCGTGGTCCGCGCCCTGCACCGCAAAGTCGGCGTCCTCCACGAACCGTGA
- a CDS encoding cation transporter — MNDSTSALDISRIQLVRRGLRLEYVTVIWNSLEGLIAIGAGVVAGSIALVGFGLDSVIEVSSGGILLWRLRSDRDEARRESTERRALKLVGVSFLLLAAYVAGEAVKTLWFKDAPERSPIGIALAAVSLVVMPLLARAKRRVASSISSRALHADSRQTDLCAYLSAILLGGLVLNAALGWWWADPVAGLVMTPIIINEGREALRGEGCACSRS, encoded by the coding sequence ATGAACGACAGCACCAGTGCGCTTGACATCAGCAGGATACAACTTGTCCGACGCGGCCTGCGCCTGGAATACGTAACCGTCATCTGGAACTCTCTCGAAGGCCTCATCGCCATCGGCGCAGGCGTAGTGGCGGGTAGCATCGCCCTCGTCGGGTTCGGTCTGGACTCTGTGATCGAAGTTTCCTCCGGCGGGATCCTGCTCTGGCGCCTGCGCTCCGACCGAGACGAGGCGCGCCGTGAATCCACCGAGCGCCGCGCTCTAAAGCTCGTAGGCGTCAGCTTTCTGCTCCTCGCCGCCTACGTTGCCGGCGAGGCGGTGAAGACGCTGTGGTTCAAGGACGCGCCGGAGCGCAGCCCAATCGGCATCGCGCTCGCCGCGGTCTCTTTGGTCGTGATGCCACTGCTGGCCCGCGCCAAGCGACGCGTCGCCTCCTCCATCTCCAGCCGCGCCCTGCACGCCGACTCCCGCCAGACCGATCTCTGTGCCTATCTGTCGGCCATCCTTCTCGGTGGCCTGGTGCTGAATGCGGCCCTCGGCTGGTGGTGGGCCGACCCTGTCGCCGGGCTGGTCATGACGCCGATCATCATCAACGAAGGCAGGGAAGCACTCCGCGGTGAGGGCTGCGCGTGCTCCCGCTCCTGA
- the prfB gene encoding peptide chain release factor 2 — protein MKNSNANTSPLKTRSATCGSTFDAPKLRAQLAEIEKKLHDPDFWSNPEQSQQVMRERKRLEESLSTEAELARREGDIATYFELAREGESVDADLRREIDALRALVERLETKTLLSGENDARNAIATIHPGAGGIESQDWAEMLLRMYLRWAERQGFETVLNDYQAGEEAGIKSATFTVNGEYAYGLLTSEIGVHRLVRISPFDQQARRHTSFASVFVSPEIDETIQIDIKPEDLRVDTYRSGGRGGQHVNTTDSAVRLTHLPTGIVVACQNERSQHKNKERGMKILRSKLYEYELEKKQAASRKIEDSKLDIDFGSQIRSYVLQPYRMVKDVRTKVEVGDVDRVLDGDIDIFIREFLKMRRAEQQQQK, from the coding sequence TTGAAGAACTCGAACGCGAATACTTCGCCGTTAAAGACAAGGTCCGCGACCTGCGGGAGTACCTTTGACGCGCCCAAACTCCGCGCGCAATTAGCCGAGATCGAAAAAAAGCTCCACGACCCCGATTTCTGGTCGAATCCCGAGCAGTCACAGCAGGTCATGCGCGAGCGCAAGCGCCTGGAAGAGTCGCTCTCGACCGAGGCCGAGCTGGCACGCCGCGAAGGCGACATCGCCACCTACTTCGAGCTTGCCCGCGAAGGCGAGAGCGTGGACGCCGACCTCAGGCGCGAGATCGACGCGCTGCGCGCGCTGGTCGAGCGCCTCGAGACCAAGACCCTGCTTTCCGGCGAGAACGACGCCCGCAACGCCATCGCCACCATCCATCCTGGCGCCGGCGGCATCGAGTCGCAGGACTGGGCAGAGATGCTCTTGCGCATGTACCTGCGCTGGGCCGAGCGCCAGGGCTTCGAGACCGTGCTCAACGACTACCAGGCCGGTGAAGAAGCGGGCATCAAGTCGGCGACCTTTACCGTCAACGGCGAGTACGCCTACGGGCTGCTGACCAGCGAGATCGGCGTGCACCGGCTGGTCCGCATCTCCCCCTTCGACCAGCAGGCGCGGCGGCACACGTCGTTCGCCAGCGTGTTCGTCTCGCCCGAAATAGACGAGACCATCCAGATCGACATCAAGCCCGAAGACCTGCGCGTGGACACCTATCGCTCCGGCGGGCGGGGCGGCCAGCACGTGAACACCACTGACTCGGCGGTGCGGCTTACGCATCTTCCGACCGGCATCGTGGTCGCCTGCCAGAACGAGCGCTCGCAGCACAAGAACAAGGAGCGCGGCATGAAGATCCTGCGCTCCAAGCTCTACGAGTACGAGCTGGAGAAGAAGCAGGCGGCGTCCCGAAAGATCGAGGACTCGAAGCTCGACATAGATTTTGGCTCCCAGATCCGATCGTACGTACTCCAGCCGTACCGCATGGTGAAGGACGTGCGCACCAAGGTCGAGGTCGGCGATGTGGACCGCGTGCTGGACGGCGACATCGACATCTTCATCCGTGAGTTTCTGAAGATGCGGCGGGCGGAACAGCAACAACAGAAATAG
- the lnt gene encoding apolipoprotein N-acyltransferase: protein MAALSGVLQVLVFPRPDLSFLCWISLTPLLVAILAGQQKRLRIMDPGGRDLGATTPGQGFLLGYLSGIIWYAGSCSWVFDVMHIYGGLSVPVALGILILYCLYLALYHAAFGLVLAILLRRSGDNLGRVLALVPCLWVAVELARTRISGFSWDVLGTAQVDNIPLTGIATVTGVYGLSFGIALVNSAFAAAFLLPPVRRRLMLVASVAAAVSLQAGVLALPPAEPTTHTARLVQANVPILEGGAWSLQYFQKTVSELSAVSEQPAPSPQPPQPRLIVWPESPTPFFLNDPMFQHAIMAVASETGSYVLVGSIGVRSSPGRQRPSELLNSAALMSPAGQWVGRYDKVHLVPFGEYVPFKSLLRFAQSLMKETGDFSPGTERTVFTLNGHKLGVFICYESVFPDEIRIFAARGAEVFLNISNDGWFGDTGAPYQHLNMARMRAIENRRWLLRGTNSGITGAIDPYGRMVTRAPRHERIAIDVPYAYRSDTTFYTRHGDLFAYLCAIIVMVALFVRIRFRAGTIRTS, encoded by the coding sequence CTGGCCGCCCTCTCGGGCGTCCTGCAGGTGCTCGTCTTCCCCCGGCCCGACCTCTCTTTCCTGTGCTGGATCTCACTGACGCCGCTGCTGGTCGCCATTCTCGCCGGCCAGCAGAAGAGACTGCGAATCATGGATCCCGGCGGGCGCGACCTCGGCGCCACCACTCCTGGCCAGGGCTTCCTGCTCGGATACCTCAGCGGCATCATCTGGTACGCGGGAAGCTGCTCCTGGGTTTTCGACGTCATGCACATCTATGGCGGGCTCTCGGTGCCGGTCGCCCTCGGCATTCTAATCCTGTACTGCCTCTATCTTGCTCTCTACCACGCCGCCTTCGGGCTCGTGCTGGCCATCCTTCTCCGCCGGTCCGGCGACAACCTGGGGCGCGTGCTGGCGCTCGTGCCTTGCTTGTGGGTGGCGGTGGAACTGGCCCGGACGCGCATCAGCGGCTTTTCCTGGGACGTGCTCGGCACCGCGCAGGTGGACAACATCCCGCTCACCGGCATTGCCACCGTCACCGGGGTGTACGGGCTCTCGTTCGGCATTGCGCTGGTCAACTCCGCCTTCGCTGCCGCATTCCTGCTGCCCCCGGTCCGGCGCCGCCTGATGTTGGTGGCCAGCGTGGCCGCCGCGGTGTCGCTCCAGGCAGGCGTGCTCGCCCTTCCGCCGGCTGAACCGACGACTCACACCGCCCGCCTGGTGCAGGCGAACGTGCCCATCCTGGAAGGCGGCGCCTGGTCCCTCCAATACTTCCAGAAAACGGTCAGCGAGCTCAGCGCGGTGAGCGAGCAGCCGGCGCCTTCGCCCCAACCTCCGCAGCCGCGCCTCATCGTCTGGCCGGAGTCGCCAACCCCGTTCTTCCTGAACGATCCGATGTTCCAGCACGCGATCATGGCCGTAGCCTCGGAGACCGGTTCCTATGTGTTGGTCGGGAGCATCGGAGTGCGCAGCAGCCCCGGGAGGCAGAGGCCGTCGGAATTGCTGAACTCCGCGGCGCTGATGTCCCCCGCCGGCCAATGGGTGGGGCGATATGACAAGGTGCACCTGGTGCCCTTCGGCGAGTACGTCCCGTTCAAATCGCTGCTGCGCTTCGCCCAGTCGCTCATGAAGGAGACGGGTGATTTTTCCCCCGGCACCGAGCGCACCGTGTTCACGCTCAACGGCCACAAGCTCGGGGTCTTCATCTGTTACGAGTCGGTCTTTCCGGACGAGATCCGCATCTTTGCCGCCCGCGGCGCGGAGGTCTTCCTCAACATTTCCAACGACGGCTGGTTCGGCGACACCGGCGCCCCCTATCAGCATCTGAACATGGCCCGGATGCGCGCCATCGAGAACCGGCGCTGGCTGCTGCGCGGTACTAACAGCGGCATCACCGGCGCCATCGATCCCTACGGACGCATGGTGACGCGCGCCCCCCGCCACGAGCGCATCGCCATCGACGTGCCCTACGCCTACCGCTCGGATACCACCTTCTACACCCGCCACGGCGACCTGTTCGCCTACCTGTGTGCGATAATCGTCATGGTGGCTCTGTTCGTCCGTATCCGCTTCCGTGCAGGGACGATTCGCACTTCTTAG
- a CDS encoding APC family permease has translation MLTFISYWRAAAIILNDLGSSAFYAAGIAEKAVGKTAPWFVLAVMLFSFAVRAVYVESCSMFVRGGVYRVVKEALGGTLAKVSVSALMFDYVLTGPTSGVSAGQYIAGLVNATLAAMEAHGWVPRALHNLFGGTPHVNVNAMAVLLAAGVTLYYWWQNIKGIEESSEKAMRVMEITTVMVVLLLGWSAYTLLSTHGWSLPPLPRPENLHFTPESLGFLKHHGDLAKYFGVFGIMMAFGHSILAMSGEETLAQVYREIAHPKLKNLKRTALIIAIYSFVFTGLCSLLAVMLIPDGPRIQTYNDNLIAGLAMYQAGPQVLKLIFRAFVVVVGFLMLSGAINTSIVGSNGVLNRVSEDGVLTDWFRKPHKKYGTSYRIINIVVAFQLVTIFASRGDVYVLGEAYAFGLIWSFVFNSLSMLVLRYKYAGVRGWKVPPNFTVGGVEIPVGLASVHLVLLTTAIVNLFTKSIATVAGLVFATAFFLVFSVSERINRKRFADAAAQMKEQFQLLRRENLLEEAAFVRPGNILVTVRDYNTLLHLKWMLQRTDTSEQDVVVMEARLVGPGAAEYDLSMEQIFSEYEQTLFTRAVSVAESVGRKISLLVVPARDVWSAVAQTATQLQSSIVVAGLSSKMTPQEQAFNLGRAWEAMPEPKRQFIFQVVRPEGKAETYTIGPHTPSLKPEDIQLTHRLWLSVTRMPGLEKLHHADIISLALTRLARDYGRDREEILQDLSSVGREKRFGQPLPERRELEVPRPPAEREDKKPPIPPIISP, from the coding sequence ATGCTCACCTTCATCTCCTACTGGCGTGCCGCCGCCATCATCCTGAACGACCTGGGCTCCTCCGCGTTCTACGCCGCCGGCATCGCGGAGAAGGCGGTGGGCAAGACCGCTCCCTGGTTCGTGCTGGCGGTCATGCTGTTCTCGTTCGCGGTGCGCGCGGTGTACGTCGAGAGCTGCTCCATGTTCGTGCGCGGCGGCGTGTACCGCGTGGTGAAGGAAGCGCTGGGCGGCACTCTGGCAAAGGTCAGCGTCTCGGCGCTGATGTTCGACTACGTGCTGACGGGACCGACGTCGGGGGTATCGGCGGGCCAGTACATTGCGGGCCTGGTCAACGCCACCCTGGCGGCGATGGAGGCGCACGGCTGGGTGCCGCGCGCTCTGCACAACCTCTTTGGCGGCACCCCGCACGTGAACGTGAACGCCATGGCGGTGCTGCTCGCCGCCGGCGTCACCCTCTACTACTGGTGGCAGAACATCAAGGGCATCGAGGAATCCAGCGAGAAGGCCATGCGGGTGATGGAGATCACCACGGTGATGGTGGTCTTGCTGCTGGGCTGGTCGGCCTACACGCTCCTGAGCACGCATGGCTGGTCCCTGCCGCCGCTGCCCCGGCCGGAAAACCTGCACTTCACCCCTGAATCGCTGGGTTTCCTGAAGCACCATGGCGACCTGGCAAAATACTTCGGCGTCTTCGGAATCATGATGGCCTTCGGGCACTCAATCCTGGCCATGAGCGGCGAGGAAACGCTTGCCCAGGTGTACCGCGAGATCGCCCACCCCAAGCTGAAGAACCTGAAGCGCACGGCGCTCATCATCGCGATTTATAGCTTCGTCTTCACCGGACTCTGCTCCCTGCTCGCGGTGATGCTCATTCCCGACGGGCCGCGGATCCAGACCTACAACGACAACCTGATCGCCGGGCTGGCCATGTATCAGGCGGGCCCGCAGGTCCTGAAGCTGATCTTTCGCGCCTTCGTGGTGGTGGTCGGGTTCCTGATGCTGTCGGGAGCGATCAACACCTCCATCGTCGGCTCCAACGGCGTGCTGAATCGGGTGTCGGAAGACGGCGTGCTCACCGACTGGTTCCGCAAGCCGCACAAAAAGTACGGCACCAGCTACCGCATCATCAATATCGTGGTCGCCTTCCAGCTGGTCACCATCTTCGCCAGCCGCGGCGACGTGTACGTGCTGGGCGAGGCGTACGCCTTCGGCTTGATCTGGAGCTTCGTCTTCAACAGCCTGTCGATGCTGGTGCTGCGCTACAAGTACGCCGGGGTGCGGGGCTGGAAAGTGCCGCCGAACTTCACGGTCGGCGGCGTCGAGATCCCGGTGGGGCTGGCGTCAGTACACCTGGTGCTGTTGACGACGGCGATCGTCAACCTCTTCACCAAGTCGATCGCCACGGTGGCCGGCCTGGTGTTCGCGACGGCATTCTTCCTGGTTTTCAGCGTGTCAGAGCGAATCAATCGCAAGCGGTTCGCCGATGCCGCGGCGCAGATGAAGGAGCAGTTCCAACTTCTGCGCCGCGAGAACCTCCTGGAAGAGGCGGCGTTCGTGCGGCCGGGAAACATTCTGGTCACGGTCCGCGACTACAACACCCTCCTGCATTTGAAATGGATGTTGCAGCGCACGGATACCAGTGAACAGGACGTGGTGGTGATGGAGGCGCGCCTGGTCGGCCCCGGGGCCGCCGAGTACGACCTCTCCATGGAGCAGATCTTCAGCGAGTATGAACAGACGTTGTTCACGCGCGCCGTGTCCGTCGCGGAGAGCGTCGGCAGGAAGATCTCGCTGCTGGTGGTGCCGGCGCGCGACGTGTGGTCGGCCGTCGCGCAGACTGCCACGCAACTACAGTCCTCCATCGTTGTGGCCGGGCTATCCTCGAAGATGACGCCGCAAGAGCAAGCCTTCAATCTGGGCCGCGCGTGGGAGGCGATGCCCGAGCCCAAGCGTCAATTCATTTTCCAGGTGGTACGCCCCGAGGGCAAGGCCGAAACCTACACCATCGGACCGCACACTCCTTCGCTGAAGCCGGAGGACATCCAGCTCACGCATCGCCTCTGGCTGAGCGTTACGCGCATGCCTGGGCTGGAGAAGCTCCACCACGCCGACATCATTTCCCTGGCGCTAACGCGCCTGGCGCGCGACTACGGCCGCGACCGCGAGGAGATCCTTCAGGACCTGAGCTCCGTCGGACGCGAGAAGCGGTTCGGGCAGCCGTTGCCGGAACGGCGCGAGCTCGAGGTGCCGCGCCCGCCGGCGGAGCGTGAAGACAAGAAGCCGCCCATCCCGCCGATCATTTCGCCGTAA
- a CDS encoding cysteine dioxygenase family protein: MSHPLRTTVQDLVEGLKKFEEHLITKEAVREYLEATRLSPEALRPFTFYRDDFYTRNLIYRDRLFEVMTICWKPGQKTAVHTHNGQLGWMAIAQGEVAVHNYKYVNCNAPENQNVIGIDCLGGATHIELDRCVTERCHAEGHISTVDKLQTIHQIENTDPARAGCISLHIYSLPIESCIAFDLENQRCYRRTLSYYSQYGKVELEVEVKPGERLYQVG; this comes from the coding sequence ATGTCCCACCCGTTGCGCACCACAGTCCAGGATCTGGTCGAAGGACTGAAGAAGTTCGAGGAGCACCTCATCACCAAGGAAGCGGTGCGCGAATACCTGGAGGCCACGCGGCTCAGCCCCGAAGCGCTCCGGCCGTTTACCTTCTACCGGGACGATTTCTACACGCGTAACCTGATCTACCGCGACCGGCTTTTCGAGGTGATGACCATATGCTGGAAGCCGGGACAGAAGACAGCCGTGCACACCCACAACGGGCAGCTTGGCTGGATGGCGATCGCCCAGGGCGAAGTCGCCGTGCACAACTATAAGTACGTGAATTGCAACGCGCCGGAAAACCAGAACGTGATCGGGATCGACTGTCTGGGCGGGGCCACGCACATCGAATTGGACCGCTGCGTCACGGAGCGATGTCACGCCGAGGGCCATATCTCCACGGTAGACAAGCTCCAGACCATCCACCAGATCGAGAACACAGACCCGGCCAGGGCAGGTTGCATCAGCCTCCACATCTATTCCCTTCCCATCGAGTCGTGCATCGCCTTCGACCTGGAAAATCAGCGCTGCTACCGGCGCACCTTGAGCTACTACAGCCAGTACGGGAAGGTGGAGCTGGAGGTCGAGGTCAAGCCCGGCGAACGCCTGTACCAGGTCGGCTAG